A stretch of the Argentina anserina chromosome 6, drPotAnse1.1, whole genome shotgun sequence genome encodes the following:
- the LOC126798945 gene encoding probable sugar phosphate/phosphate translocator At1g06470 produces the protein MVESGVDTEKVENSGAKSTQSGSEESGIHRDPSFSRWFDENGRVQVDIENTNAKVEEDPDFELPLPEQGELENKGSDMDRDRSNISPRGSKRLNSGDTLVSSSIQLDGNDHEKLLPFDVEKASARELQDIDHSISVDDHKTLSANSKFPISAASVIKTLFFVLVWYICSLFLTLYNKSLLGDNLGKFPAPLLMNTVHFTMQAILSNGITWYWSHRFKTSVTMSWRDYFAKVVPTALGTAMDVNLSNASLVFISVTFSTMCKSAAPIFLLLFAFAFRLESPSYKLSGIILVISIGILLTVAKETEFDFWGFIFVMLAAVMSGFRWCMTQILLQKESYGLKNPLTLMSYVTPVMAVVTALLSFIFDPWDELRRNNYFNNPEHISRSCLLMLFGGTLAFFMVLTEFILVSVTSAVTVTIAGVVKEALTILVAVIYFHDEFTTLKGVGLFTIMLGVSLFNWYKYEKLKKGQTREDDINESVMVNNAAKYVILEEADEADDPR, from the exons ATGGTGGAGAGTGGTGTGGACACAGAAAAGGTTGAGAATTCAGGAGCCAAATCCACTCAGAGTGGAAGCGAAGAATCCGGTATTCACAGGGATCCCTCATTTTCTCGCTGGTTTGATGAAAATGGAAGAGTGCAAGTTGATATAGAAAATACGAATGCCAAGGTAGAAGAAGATCCTGACTTTGAATTGCCTCTGCCCGAACAGGGAGAGCTAGAGAACAAGGGTTCAGACATGGACAGGGACCGCAGCAATATATCTCCAAGGGGGAGTAAGCGCTTGAACAGTGGTGATACCTTAGTTAGTTCTTCCATCCAGCTAGATGGAAATGATCACGAAAAGCTTTTGCCTTTTGACGTTGAGAAGGCGTCTGCAAGGGAGCTACAGGACATAGATCACTCTATTTCAGTGGATGACCACAAGACATTATCCGCTAATTCAAAGTTTCCGATTTCTGCTGCAAGTGTAATAAAAACATTGTTCTTCGTACTAGTATGGTACATTTGCAGCCTATTTTTGACCTT GTATAACAAAAGTCTGTTAGGAGACAATTTGGGAAAGTTCCCGGCTCCCTTATTGATGAATACTGTTCATTTTACAATGCAAGCTATTTTGTCGAACGGAATCACGTGGTACTGGTCTCATAGATTCAAAACCAGTGTTACTATGTCATGGAGAGATTATTTTGCTAAAG TTGTACCAACGGCTCTTGGAACAGCAATGGATGTTAATTTGAGCAATGCGTCCCTTGTATTTATATCTGTCACATTTTCCACAAtg TGTAAATCCGCTGCTCCTATATTTCTCCTTCTATTTGCTTTTGCTTTTAG GTTGGAGTCCCCAAGCTATAAACTTTCGGGAATCATTTTGGTTATATCCATTGGAATACTATTAACAG TTGCGAAGGAGACTGAATTTGATTTCTGGGGATTCATTTTTGTCATGCTTGCTGCTGTTATGTCCGGTTTCCGTTGGTGTATGACTCAGATACTTCTTCAG AAAGAATCATATG GTTTGAAAAATCCACTGACTTTGATGAGCTATGTCACTCCGGTTATGGCAGTGGTGACTGCCCTgctctcttttatttttgatCCATGGGATGAACTTCGAAGAAATAATTACTTCAACAATCCGGAGCATATCAGTCGAAGTTGTTTGCTGATGCTTTTTGGTGGAACCCTTGCCTTTTTTATG GTATTAACAGAATTCATTCTTGTGTCAGTGACCAGTGCTGTCACTGTCACAATAGCAGGTGTTGTCAAGGAGGCTCTAACTATATTG GTTGCAGTCATTTATTTCCATGATGAATTTACTACGTTAAAAGGAGTTGGACTCTTCACAATTATGCTTGGTGTCAGCTTATTCAACTGGTACAA ATATGAGAAATTAAAGAAGGGTCAGACACGTGAAGATGACATTAATGAATCAGTCATGGTGAATAATGCTGCAAAATATGTGATCCTTGAAGAGGCAGATGAGGCAGATGATCCTAGATAA